Genomic segment of Arachis hypogaea cultivar Tifrunner chromosome 16, arahy.Tifrunner.gnm2.J5K5, whole genome shotgun sequence:
CAAGTTTCTACACAATAATCGTAACCGAACTATACAAAAGAGGATTTACAAGACCTCTCCTAAGATGTCTAAACACGACAGAAGCCAAGCTGGCAATAGATGAAGTTCATGAAGGCGTCTATGGCACACACATAGGCGGCCGAAGCCTAGCTGCCAAAATCCTCCGAGCAGGTTACTACTGGCCGACGTTACAACAAGACTACATGAACAAAGTTAAGCATTGCAATCATTGCCAACGTCATGCACCAATCATCCACAACCCGACCGAGCAGTTACACCGATTCGAGATATGCTGGCCTTTCAACAAATGAGGGCTAGACATCCTCGGGCCTTTTCCTCCCGTCCCAGGCcaggttaaatttttaattgtcgCCATTGATTACTttacaaaatggatagaggcaatACCATTGGCAAAAATCACTtccaaaaaaatgattttttttatatggaaaaACATCCTATGCTGATTCAGTATTCCTCAATTCATTATTACTGATAACGGTAGACAATTTATAGATCAAAAGTTCACAAATttcttacaaaattttaaaatagttcaaCAATTCTCTTCTGTCGAACATCCACAAACTAACGGTTTAGCCGAAACTGCCAATAAGATCATTTTGCTGGGCCTTAAAAAGAAGCTCGAAGACTCAAAAGGAGAATGAGCCGAGCTTATCCCTGAAGTACTATGGAGGTATAACACAACtgaacaatcatcaacaagggaaaccCCCTTTAGGTTGGTCTACGGATGTGATGCCATGATACCCATTGAGGTATCCCTACAAAACACCAGAACTACAAACGTCAGCGAAAGCGACAACATCGAAAACAGAAGAACCGAGCTTGACCTCGTCGAAGAAAACCGAGACAAATCAGCACTGCATCAACTAGCCGCTAAACGAGCTATAGCTTGGAAATACAACAAGAGGCTCAGACCAAGGACATTTTCAGAGGGAGACCTCGTTCTCTGAAGGGTTGAAGATATACGAAAAATACAAGGACATGGCAAACTAAGCGCCAACTGGGAAGGACTATTCCGAATCCAAAGAGTTATCGGCAAAGGAGCATACAAAATACAAAAGCTTGATGGAACTATCCTACCAAATACTTGGAATACATCTTCTTTAAAACTATATTTCAGTTAGTCTATAAGTTGGGCAAggtgatgtactctttttcctactaccagaTTTTATCCCTAAGGAGGGTTTTGCTGGAGAGGTTTTAATAACGCACAGCACCCCGCATTTTTTCATTATATACAAACACTAAACAATCATTTGTATCCTACTTCATATTCTACTCATCCGACTATCACAAACAAACAATACTAAAGATCCGACACATACAAACATATCCTTCAAACAAATCAAACATGCAATAGGAATATGAAACCAAATCCTAATATTACCAAATATGTTTGGCTAAAAGCCAGcagttcaaaataaaaaagccAAACGGCTATAAGTCAAACAAGTTCCAAACCCACATATACAAACAAATTCATTACAATTTAAACATCAGGGTTTTCACCCTCACCCTCAACACCACCCTCGTCCTCAACCAACTCATCACCAACAACAACTTTACAAGGATCCATCTTTGACAAGTCAGCAGCAGGCGCCAGAAGCCTCGCTTGATCAACAGCCCTTTCAAACCGAGCCGAAAACATCTCCAAACCGTGATCTTCCTTCTCAGTCTCAGCCTGTTTCTTTTCTACACCAAGCACCACCAGTTTAGCTTCAAGGGAcacatttttctcttttaattcctTTTCAGCATTCTCATAAGTCGTCAACCTCTCTTGCAACGAATTGACCAAGTCAAGAGCATCGCGCAGCTTACTTCAGGGCTATGATCCGTTACTCAAACCCTGGCCCACAACCACACATATCTCGGAACTTGGTATAACTGGCAGAGATACCTTCTCCAACAACCTCTCCATTCAAACCATCACTATCCCAACAAATTCGGATAGACTCCGTCAAACCAGCAACAAAGATACCAATAAACCTGATACGAGTAACAAACCAAACGACAACAGCTCAATATATATACTAGTAATCTACTAGTCTAGAGGTATGCAATACATTCAGTTTTCACTCTGAATTACTTTACACTCTTACtcacttgagcgttggagtccctTTGCAGGTGCCCAACACCGCCTCGCCAGTAAGTAGACGACGTTCCACCCTTCTGCCCAAGGGAAGCCGGTCTGAATTCTAGTAGGACGAGCTATATCTCGGAGCATCCATATCCACGCAGGAACAAATTTAATTGTTAGATTATATTGGGAATATAATTTATGtaattgaaaacaaaaactaaattaatagattttcataaatatatttagtCAAAGTTCAATGAAACATATATATCAAGTGTCATGTATGTTGTCAATTAACG
This window contains:
- the LOC140179966 gene encoding uncharacterized protein, whose amino-acid sequence is MGITQLNVKCDSLLVVQQVTGNFQEDDWRSPFITYLQTGNISNNIQNPQKFKRRASFYTIIVTELYKRGFTRPLLRCLNTTEAKLAIDEVHEGVYGTHIGGRSLAAKILRAGYYWPTLQQDYMNKVKHCNHCQRHAPIIHNPTEQLHRFEICWPFNK